A region from the Algoriphagus machipongonensis genome encodes:
- the miaA gene encoding tRNA (adenosine(37)-N6)-dimethylallyltransferase MiaA has protein sequence MAAPKYLILVVGPTAVGKTDLCLNLAKKFNSEIISCDSRQFYREMNLGTAKPSLDELNQVPHHLINSLSIEESYDVRKFEKDALEILESLFQKNKLVIMTGGSGLFADAVVNGLDEMPAIDPKFREEIIQEFNELGLAYLQKEVAKIDPEYFQVVDQNNPQRLMRAIEVFRGTGKTFSSFRVKTKVQRDFKTIKIGLNREREELYRRIDLRMDQMIEQGLFEEAAGLFEKRHLNALQTVGYQEIFGFMEGDYDQEEAIRLLKRNSRRYAKRQLTWFRKDAEIQWFDPSEGDKVFEYIVSQIGE, from the coding sequence TTGGCAGCACCCAAGTATCTTATTTTGGTCGTAGGTCCTACTGCGGTAGGTAAAACTGATTTATGTTTAAATCTAGCCAAAAAATTTAATTCAGAAATTATCTCTTGCGATAGCAGGCAATTTTATAGAGAAATGAATCTTGGGACTGCTAAACCTAGTTTGGATGAACTCAATCAAGTACCTCATCATTTAATCAATTCGCTTTCAATAGAGGAATCTTATGATGTCAGGAAATTTGAAAAAGATGCTTTAGAGATTCTAGAGAGCTTGTTCCAGAAAAATAAACTGGTGATCATGACTGGTGGTTCGGGTTTGTTTGCTGATGCGGTAGTAAATGGATTGGATGAGATGCCTGCTATTGATCCCAAGTTTAGAGAAGAAATCATCCAAGAATTCAATGAGTTGGGGCTAGCTTATTTGCAAAAGGAAGTAGCCAAAATTGACCCTGAATATTTTCAGGTAGTTGATCAAAATAATCCTCAGCGATTGATGCGAGCGATAGAAGTTTTTAGAGGAACAGGAAAAACTTTCAGTAGTTTTCGAGTCAAGACCAAAGTTCAAAGAGATTTTAAGACCATCAAAATCGGTTTGAATAGGGAGCGGGAAGAGCTATACCGAAGAATCGATTTGAGGATGGATCAAATGATCGAGCAAGGGCTTTTTGAGGAGGCTGCAGGTTTATTTGAAAAACGTCACCTTAACGCCCTTCAAACAGTAGGGTATCAAGAGATTTTTGGTTTTATGGAAGGAGATTATGATCAGGAAGAAGCGATCAGATTATTAAAAAGAAATTCCAGAAGATATGCAAAAAGGCAATTAACTTGGTTTAGAAAAGATGCTGAAATTCAGTGGTTTGATCCTTCTGAAGGTGATAAGGTTTTTGAATATATTGTAAGTCAAATAGGAGAATAA
- a CDS encoding MBL fold metallo-hydrolase, producing MKVTFLGTGTSQGVPVIGCSCPVCSSLDFRDKRFRSSIHLQIGEISLVVDTGPDFRSQMLRAGIKRLDGVLFTHEHKDHTAGLDDIRPFNFAQQKDMPIFGRQQVLEQIKREFAYVFSSKKYPGVPQIDPVEITEKAFSIEGIQITPIPVLHYKLPVLGFRIGDFTYITDTNHIPEESLKLIEGTKVLVLNALQKTPHISHFTLEEAVDMAQKIGAETTYLTHISHKLGLQEEIDQELPSGISLAYDGLQVTLP from the coding sequence TTGAAAGTCACTTTTCTTGGAACCGGTACTTCACAAGGTGTTCCTGTCATTGGATGCTCTTGCCCTGTTTGTAGCTCATTAGACTTTAGAGATAAACGGTTCAGGTCTTCCATCCATCTTCAAATAGGTGAAATTAGCCTCGTAGTAGACACCGGACCTGACTTCAGGAGCCAAATGCTTCGGGCAGGAATAAAACGTCTTGACGGCGTTCTTTTCACCCATGAGCACAAAGATCATACTGCAGGGCTAGATGATATTCGCCCTTTCAACTTTGCTCAGCAAAAAGACATGCCCATTTTTGGTAGGCAACAAGTACTCGAACAGATAAAAAGAGAATTTGCCTATGTTTTTTCTAGTAAGAAATACCCAGGAGTCCCTCAAATAGACCCTGTGGAAATCACAGAAAAAGCTTTTTCGATTGAAGGAATTCAGATTACCCCTATTCCTGTATTGCATTATAAACTTCCAGTGCTTGGTTTTAGAATAGGAGACTTCACCTATATCACCGATACGAATCATATTCCAGAAGAATCCTTGAAGTTAATAGAGGGTACCAAAGTTTTGGTCCTAAATGCACTTCAAAAAACTCCTCACATTTCTCATTTTACTCTAGAGGAAGCCGTAGATATGGCTCAAAAAATCGGGGCAGAAACCACCTATTTGACGCATATTTCGCATAAGCTAGGCCTTCAGGAGGAAATCGACCAAGAATTACCTTCGGGAATTTCTTTGGCCTACGATGGTCTTCAGGTAACTTTGCCTTAA
- a CDS encoding response regulator, with product MKSKRVLIVDDNDLNRKLFENLIGQVCQFDSAKNGLEALDLLKKAAYDLIIMDIQMPLMDGLTAMKQIKLSKISDSPIIAVTAFAELEDKNTYLDQGFDDFVTKPIRPRDFLENVKKTLKSKNPKQETPHSESIHDPITTTLDLGTVRQLMKYNSGETIRNVYLDFLKETEMLIDEILSLNSENNLDSISEKLHILKGNSGTLGANQIYLLAKEGEYLARNNQWDQKKNLLQDLQLEILNFKKYLKEETIFE from the coding sequence ATGAAAAGCAAAAGGGTGCTTATCGTGGATGACAATGACCTCAACAGAAAACTGTTCGAGAATTTAATAGGGCAAGTTTGCCAATTTGATAGTGCGAAAAACGGTCTTGAAGCATTGGACCTGCTCAAAAAAGCTGCCTATGACCTGATCATAATGGACATTCAAATGCCTTTAATGGACGGCCTTACCGCGATGAAGCAGATCAAATTGTCTAAAATCAGCGACTCTCCCATCATCGCTGTAACAGCTTTTGCCGAATTGGAAGATAAGAATACTTATCTGGACCAGGGCTTTGATGATTTTGTAACTAAGCCAATACGACCCAGAGATTTCCTGGAAAACGTCAAGAAAACACTGAAAAGCAAAAACCCGAAACAAGAGACGCCTCATTCTGAGTCCATCCATGATCCGATTACTACTACCTTGGATTTAGGTACTGTCCGGCAATTGATGAAATATAATTCTGGAGAAACTATCAGAAACGTATATTTAGACTTCTTGAAAGAAACTGAAATGTTAATAGATGAAATTCTTTCGTTAAATTCAGAGAATAATTTGGATTCCATTTCAGAAAAGCTACATATACTTAAGGGAAATAGTGGTACACTAGGTGCAAACCAAATCTATCTATTAGCAAAAGAAGGTGAGTATCTCGCCAGAAATAATCAATGGGATCAGAAGAAAAACTTATTACAAGACCTTCAATTAGAAATCCTGAATTTTAAAAAATATTTAAAGGAAGAAACTATTTTTGAATAA
- a CDS encoding response regulator — translation MNKSKRILVGEDSSVIINLTRSVLAFESFEMKAARNGKQVLEALEKEEFDLILMDISMPVMDGIQCTKAIRALDDPIKSKIPIIAISGNVNNHTMDELRSFGFDNFIQKPLDYDKVLATVKKHLS, via the coding sequence ATGAATAAATCAAAAAGAATCCTCGTAGGTGAAGACAGCTCCGTCATCATCAATTTAACCAGAAGTGTGCTCGCTTTTGAAAGCTTCGAAATGAAAGCTGCCAGAAATGGCAAGCAGGTCCTTGAAGCATTGGAAAAGGAGGAGTTTGATTTAATTTTAATGGACATCAGCATGCCTGTGATGGATGGTATTCAATGTACTAAAGCCATTCGAGCATTGGATGACCCTATAAAATCTAAAATTCCGATCATCGCCATCTCTGGAAATGTTAATAATCACACCATGGATGAACTCAGAAGCTTTGGCTTTGATAATTTCATCCAGAAACCATTGGATTACGATAAAGTTTTGGCAACCGTCAAGAAACACCTTAGTTAA
- the rnc gene encoding ribonuclease III, with the protein MKILQRLGINTLFFSKKDKRLAASIKMMMGSRPFNIALYKLALTPSSLGEETSKGFKISNERLEFLGDAILGAVVAEYLFQKYPYRDEGFLTETRSKLVNRESLNATGVKIGLKKILNLEIGDRNFIGNKSLYGDILEAFLGAVYLDKGYHFTKKFILKRILLHFDLDGMITTVSNYKSKIIEWSQRENKNIEYKILHVHGNQRFKEFIVALEIDGEEASQGKGPTKKKAEQEASKNACDELNITN; encoded by the coding sequence TTGAAAATTCTTCAGAGACTCGGAATCAACACTCTCTTCTTTAGCAAAAAAGATAAAAGGCTTGCTGCCTCCATCAAAATGATGATGGGTAGCAGGCCTTTTAACATTGCACTCTATAAACTTGCTTTGACCCCTTCAAGCTTAGGAGAGGAAACCAGCAAAGGATTTAAAATTTCAAATGAACGTCTGGAATTTTTAGGAGATGCAATCTTGGGAGCGGTTGTAGCGGAATACTTATTTCAAAAATACCCCTATCGAGACGAGGGCTTTCTAACAGAAACCCGATCAAAACTCGTCAATAGGGAATCTCTAAATGCCACGGGAGTAAAAATTGGCCTAAAAAAAATTCTCAACCTGGAAATCGGTGATAGAAATTTCATCGGTAATAAATCCTTGTACGGAGATATCTTAGAGGCTTTTCTCGGTGCAGTCTACTTGGATAAAGGCTATCATTTCACAAAGAAATTTATCCTCAAGAGAATTCTGCTTCACTTTGACCTGGATGGCATGATCACCACTGTTTCCAACTATAAAAGTAAAATCATCGAGTGGTCGCAGAGAGAAAATAAGAACATCGAATACAAAATATTGCATGTTCACGGTAACCAAAGGTTCAAGGAGTTCATCGTGGCATTGGAAATAGATGGAGAAGAAGCTTCACAAGGAAAAGGACCAACCAAGAAAAAGGCAGAACAGGAAGCTTCTAAAAATGCCTGTGATGAATTAAATATTACAAACTAA
- a CDS encoding IPExxxVDY family protein, with translation MKKTKLLVEHTYDFELLGLQSPVKDYKMAWLINRDLDINLVRKDDLELEFLTSPSLKISQYFLSLPHGYIQLLKNKALNSGNQVTYLIPELKFMDYFLLVQDHTFQTSIHTFVNQLAKNSFVQNIVKLDISKLKSKENLLTY, from the coding sequence ATGAAGAAGACCAAATTACTTGTAGAACATACGTATGATTTTGAGCTATTGGGCCTCCAGTCCCCTGTAAAGGACTATAAGATGGCCTGGTTAATCAATCGTGACCTAGATATTAATCTTGTGAGAAAAGATGACCTTGAATTGGAGTTTCTTACCTCTCCGAGTCTGAAAATATCACAATATTTCCTTTCTTTACCACATGGATATATCCAACTTTTGAAAAATAAAGCGCTAAACTCCGGTAATCAAGTCACCTATCTTATACCGGAATTGAAATTTATGGACTATTTCCTTTTGGTACAAGACCATACCTTTCAGACGAGTATTCATACATTTGTAAACCAGTTGGCAAAAAATTCATTTGTTCAAAACATTGTCAAACTGGATATTTCGAAATTAAAATCAAAAGAGAACCTATTAACTTATTAA
- the pfkA gene encoding 6-phosphofructokinase: MKKIAVFTSGGDSPGMNACVRSVVRTGIYKGLEVYGIYRGYEGMIEGDIKRMYSHSVSNIVQRGGTILKSARSMEFKTPEGRKQAYENLKAHGIEGIVAIGGDGTFTGAKIFQEEFGIPTVGCPGTIDNDLYGTDFTIGFDTAVNTALEAIDKIRDTAAAHDRIFFIEVMGRDAGFIAVESGIGGGAEFVMVPETKTDLNKVVKSLRNIRANKSSSIVVVAEGDEEGNAETIMQKVKDKIQDPEKDFKVTTLGHIQRGGNPTAHDRLLGSLCGMAAVEGLIDGRTNCMAGIMDQKVVYTPFGDCIGKEKPLNELHLKLIDILSI, encoded by the coding sequence ATGAAGAAAATTGCAGTTTTTACTTCCGGAGGAGATAGCCCTGGCATGAATGCATGCGTAAGGTCTGTGGTCAGAACAGGTATTTATAAAGGACTGGAAGTATATGGAATCTACAGAGGATACGAAGGAATGATTGAGGGAGATATCAAAAGGATGTACTCTCACTCTGTAAGTAATATTGTACAACGAGGTGGAACCATCCTAAAATCAGCCCGATCCATGGAGTTCAAAACACCAGAAGGTAGAAAACAGGCATATGAAAACCTCAAAGCCCATGGGATTGAGGGAATAGTGGCTATTGGAGGAGACGGGACATTTACAGGAGCTAAAATCTTCCAAGAGGAATTTGGAATACCTACCGTAGGTTGCCCAGGCACCATTGACAATGACCTTTACGGAACTGACTTTACGATCGGATTTGATACAGCGGTTAATACTGCCTTGGAAGCAATTGATAAGATCAGAGATACTGCCGCTGCCCACGACAGAATATTCTTTATTGAAGTGATGGGAAGAGATGCAGGGTTTATTGCCGTGGAATCAGGTATAGGTGGAGGAGCAGAATTTGTGATGGTACCTGAGACAAAAACTGATTTGAATAAGGTGGTGAAAAGCCTCAGAAACATTAGAGCCAATAAAAGCTCTAGTATCGTAGTAGTCGCTGAGGGTGATGAAGAAGGCAATGCCGAAACCATCATGCAAAAGGTAAAAGATAAAATTCAAGATCCTGAGAAAGACTTTAAGGTTACAACCTTGGGACATATCCAAAGAGGCGGAAATCCTACGGCACATGACCGCTTATTAGGTAGTCTTTGTGGAATGGCTGCGGTAGAAGGTCTAATAGATGGAAGAACAAACTGCATGGCCGGTATCATGGATCAAAAAGTAGTCTACACTCCTTTTGGTGACTGTATAGGAAAAGAGAAACCACTCAACGAACTGCACCTAAAATTAATTGATATACTAAGTATCTAA
- a CDS encoding NFACT RNA binding domain-containing protein — MHLNYHFLKYLCPALNDQFQGQKIISCFSQSKNELIIETTGSEGEQWMRAHLKAPQIYLSFPEQFRRTKRNSMNLFPELLEETIQSCEVLAFERSFIFRLQSGKILLFKLHGNRSNILLYESEGQVPIRTFRNDLGEDRSLDWHELPRSLDLSKKRFLELDGNASQFLPTLGAVPRAWLKDRGYPNAKLEMKWSLMEEMVDILDSPLFSLVEKAQGTILTLLPEPEALKNFSDPILAVNELFYLALVKDNFEREKSELLKKLNAQLSKTQSFLKKGNTKLQELKTSAPPSQLADVVMANLHEFAGGKMEAEILDFYSGGKVKVKLKPNQKPQDFAAQLYRKSKNRKLEWDQLEKTLQAKQSLLEDLQSQIVKLEKITDFRGLKGFKKEEVSEKTLLKESSSLPFKIFEIEGFTVWVGKSAKDNDEMLRGFVHKDDLWLHSRLVPGSHVVIKLKGQKNLPQAVLDRAAALAAYYSKYKTESLAPVIYTEAKYVRKVKGSPAGSVKVDRETVLMVQPKGPDEMISSKNP; from the coding sequence ATGCATCTCAATTATCACTTCCTAAAGTACCTTTGCCCAGCCTTAAACGATCAGTTTCAAGGGCAGAAAATCATTTCTTGTTTTTCGCAAAGCAAAAATGAGTTAATCATTGAGACGACAGGCTCAGAAGGTGAGCAATGGATGAGAGCCCACCTAAAAGCACCGCAGATTTACTTGAGCTTCCCAGAGCAATTTCGGCGTACCAAGAGGAATAGCATGAATCTATTTCCCGAATTGCTAGAAGAAACCATTCAGTCTTGTGAAGTACTTGCCTTTGAGCGCTCCTTTATCTTTCGCCTTCAATCCGGTAAAATCTTACTATTTAAGCTTCATGGCAATAGAAGTAATATTCTCCTTTATGAATCTGAAGGACAGGTTCCCATTAGAACTTTTAGAAATGATTTAGGAGAAGACAGAAGTTTGGATTGGCATGAACTGCCAAGGTCTCTGGATTTGAGCAAAAAAAGATTTTTGGAATTAGATGGAAACGCATCTCAATTTTTGCCGACCCTAGGGGCAGTCCCAAGAGCTTGGCTGAAAGATAGAGGATATCCCAATGCTAAACTGGAAATGAAATGGTCTCTGATGGAGGAAATGGTAGATATACTAGACTCTCCGCTGTTTTCATTAGTGGAAAAAGCTCAAGGAACCATCTTGACCTTGCTCCCTGAACCCGAAGCACTAAAAAATTTCTCAGACCCTATTTTAGCAGTAAATGAGCTTTTTTATCTGGCTTTGGTTAAGGATAATTTTGAAAGGGAAAAGTCAGAACTTCTCAAAAAGCTAAATGCTCAATTGTCCAAAACACAATCCTTCCTGAAAAAAGGAAATACAAAACTCCAGGAGCTTAAGACTTCAGCCCCACCCTCTCAATTGGCGGATGTAGTCATGGCAAACCTCCATGAGTTTGCAGGGGGGAAAATGGAAGCAGAAATATTAGATTTTTATTCGGGAGGAAAGGTTAAAGTCAAATTAAAACCCAATCAAAAACCTCAGGATTTTGCGGCACAATTGTATCGTAAAAGCAAAAACAGAAAGTTGGAATGGGATCAACTCGAAAAGACCTTACAGGCCAAACAAAGCCTTCTGGAAGATCTTCAATCCCAAATAGTTAAACTGGAAAAAATAACTGATTTCAGAGGATTAAAAGGCTTTAAAAAAGAGGAAGTTTCCGAAAAAACACTGCTTAAAGAATCCAGCTCATTGCCATTTAAAATATTTGAAATTGAAGGGTTCACGGTTTGGGTTGGAAAATCAGCCAAAGACAATGATGAAATGCTTCGAGGTTTTGTGCATAAGGATGACCTTTGGCTCCATTCCAGACTAGTTCCGGGCTCTCATGTGGTCATCAAATTAAAAGGTCAAAAGAACCTTCCTCAGGCGGTCTTGGATCGTGCTGCGGCTTTGGCAGCTTACTATTCCAAATATAAAACTGAATCCCTGGCTCCCGTGATTTATACAGAAGCAAAATATGTAAGAAAGGTCAAGGGGTCGCCCGCAGGTTCTGTAAAAGTTGACAGGGAAACCGTATTGATGGTTCAACCAAAAGGACCCGATGAAATGATTTCCTCAAAAAACCCTTGA
- a CDS encoding acyl carrier protein yields MSEIAQKVKAIIVDKLGVEESEVTTEASFTNDLGADSLDTVELIMEFEKEFNISIPDDQAEQIGTVGQAVSYLEANVK; encoded by the coding sequence ATGTCTGAAATTGCACAAAAAGTAAAAGCCATCATAGTTGACAAACTTGGCGTAGAGGAGTCTGAAGTAACAACTGAAGCTAGCTTCACCAATGACCTTGGGGCTGATTCTCTAGACACAGTAGAACTGATCATGGAGTTTGAAAAAGAATTCAACATCTCCATTCCAGATGACCAGGCTGAGCAAATTGGCACGGTAGGACAAGCTGTTTCCTACTTGGAGGCTAACGTAAAGTAA
- the fabF gene encoding beta-ketoacyl-ACP synthase II, with translation MNLKRVVVTGIGALTPIGNTADEFWTGLINGVSGAAPITRFDASLFKTQFACEVKNLDIEQFIDRKEARKMDPFTQYAMISVEEAMNDAGFDLEKINKSRAGVIWGSGIGGLKTFQDEVTYFASGDGTPRFNPFFIPKMIADISAGFISIKYGFRGPNFVTVSACASATNALIDAFNYIRLGKADIFISGGSEAAVTEAGIGGFNAMKALSQRNDSPETASRPFDKDRDGFVLGEGAGALILEEYEHAKARGAKIYAELVGGGMSADAYHITAPHPEGLGASTVMEQALEDAGLEPEAIDYINVHGTSTPLGDVGETKAIGKVFGEHAHKLNISSTKSMTGHLLGAAGAIEAIASILAIRNGIVPPTINHFTDDESFDPELNLTFNTAQKREINYALSNTFGFGGHNCSVIFKKYN, from the coding sequence ATGAATTTAAAAAGAGTTGTTGTAACCGGTATTGGTGCCCTTACCCCAATAGGCAACACGGCAGATGAATTCTGGACCGGGTTGATTAATGGGGTGAGCGGTGCTGCGCCGATCACCAGGTTCGACGCTTCTTTATTCAAAACTCAATTTGCCTGCGAGGTCAAAAATCTTGATATCGAGCAGTTCATTGATAGAAAAGAAGCTCGAAAGATGGACCCATTCACCCAATATGCCATGATCTCTGTAGAAGAGGCCATGAATGATGCAGGATTTGATTTAGAAAAAATCAATAAGTCTCGCGCCGGTGTGATCTGGGGATCAGGTATCGGAGGTTTAAAGACTTTTCAGGATGAGGTTACTTACTTTGCCAGCGGTGATGGCACACCACGCTTCAATCCTTTCTTTATTCCAAAGATGATCGCTGATATCAGCGCAGGATTTATTTCTATTAAATACGGTTTTAGAGGACCTAATTTCGTAACAGTGTCTGCTTGCGCCTCAGCAACCAACGCCTTGATCGATGCATTCAATTACATCCGGTTGGGTAAAGCTGATATCTTTATCAGTGGTGGCTCAGAAGCTGCAGTAACGGAAGCTGGAATTGGCGGATTTAATGCCATGAAAGCTCTTTCCCAACGAAATGACTCTCCTGAGACTGCCTCTCGACCTTTTGATAAGGATAGAGATGGATTTGTTTTAGGTGAAGGAGCAGGTGCTTTAATTCTAGAGGAATATGAACATGCCAAAGCTAGAGGAGCAAAAATTTATGCCGAACTAGTAGGTGGCGGTATGTCTGCTGATGCTTATCACATTACAGCTCCACATCCAGAAGGACTGGGAGCAAGTACTGTAATGGAACAAGCCTTGGAAGATGCAGGTCTAGAGCCAGAAGCTATTGATTATATCAATGTGCACGGTACCTCCACTCCTCTAGGAGATGTAGGTGAGACCAAAGCTATCGGAAAAGTGTTTGGAGAGCATGCTCACAAGCTAAATATCAGTAGTACAAAATCCATGACGGGCCATTTACTTGGTGCTGCCGGAGCTATTGAAGCTATTGCTTCGATCTTGGCAATCCGAAATGGAATTGTTCCTCCTACGATCAATCATTTCACAGATGATGAAAGTTTTGATCCAGAATTGAACTTAACTTTCAATACAGCCCAAAAGAGAGAAATCAATTACGCATTGAGCAACACCTTTGGATTTGGCGGTCATAACTGCTCCGTCATCTTCAAAAAATATAATTGA
- a CDS encoding aldo/keto reductase — MNRRELSETKLQISELSLGCMSLPEEYDSSKKILDAAIEGGISLLDTADLYQQGWNEEMLGKALKGRRNQLVLATKVGNQLRPDGSGWDWNPKKEYILGAVEQSLKRLQTDYIDLYQLHGGTIEDPWDETLEAFELLKTQGKIRAFGISSIRPNVIRKVLSASKPATIMMQYNPLDRRPEESAFSTISGSETKVLVRGSFAKGLLINKPEKDFLDFKASEVVEMRKEILNLGFSPEAFLIKFGLTQSVVGSLVIGTSGVEQVGKMLKGYEESFTIPDEVIEEFKKKFRANYYQQHR, encoded by the coding sequence ATGAATAGAAGGGAACTTTCAGAAACTAAGCTTCAAATTTCAGAACTATCACTGGGATGTATGTCACTTCCAGAGGAATATGATTCGAGTAAGAAAATTTTGGATGCCGCTATTGAAGGTGGAATTTCGCTTTTAGACACAGCTGATTTGTATCAGCAAGGTTGGAATGAAGAGATGCTTGGAAAGGCCTTGAAAGGTAGAAGAAATCAATTGGTTTTGGCAACGAAAGTTGGGAATCAACTCCGACCTGATGGATCTGGCTGGGATTGGAACCCAAAAAAGGAATATATCCTAGGGGCAGTTGAGCAAAGTCTTAAACGCCTCCAAACGGATTACATTGATTTGTATCAACTTCATGGTGGCACGATTGAAGACCCTTGGGATGAAACTTTGGAAGCCTTTGAATTATTGAAAACTCAAGGAAAGATCAGGGCTTTTGGGATTTCTTCCATTCGGCCCAATGTGATCAGAAAAGTGCTGTCTGCATCGAAACCGGCTACGATCATGATGCAATACAATCCCTTGGATAGAAGGCCTGAGGAAAGTGCTTTTTCTACAATTTCTGGATCCGAAACCAAAGTTTTGGTAAGAGGAAGCTTTGCCAAAGGCTTGTTGATCAATAAACCTGAAAAGGATTTCTTGGATTTTAAAGCTTCTGAAGTGGTGGAAATGAGAAAGGAGATTCTAAATCTGGGGTTTAGTCCTGAGGCATTTTTGATCAAATTTGGGTTAACCCAATCGGTAGTAGGATCATTGGTAATTGGAACCAGTGGAGTAGAACAAGTAGGAAAGATGCTGAAAGGTTATGAGGAAAGTTTTACTATCCCAGATGAAGTGATAGAAGAGTTTAAAAAGAAGTTTAGAGCCAATTACTACCAGCAACACCGATAA
- the pyk gene encoding pyruvate kinase, whose protein sequence is MSYTQFNKTKILATIGPASNNYETISSLAAAGANVFRLNFSHGSHDIHQEVIEIIRKINKEQNLNLGILQDLQGPKIRVGEVENNGVEIKPGEKITITNDPVVGTSTLVSTVYQNLPQDVVSGDRILIDDGNLEVVVNDTDGKNVNCTVIHGGILKSRKGINLPNTKVSAPSLTEKDIEDLAFGLSKEVDWIALSFVRSAEDIEDLRERIEAKGKHCKIVAKIEKPEALENIDGIIEATDAIMVARGDLGVEVPMEIVPLWQKRIVEKCKLACKPVIIATQMMESMIVNPRPTRAETNDVANAVLDGADAVMLSAETASGKYPVNAVKAMSSIIGYLEANAEIYHNLYKIPEDDDTFLSNNLILMASRLSRNVKAKAIVGITSSGFTGFRIASHRPLANIFVFTSNKTLITQMSLVWGIRAYFYDKLVSTDATFVDIENILKDDDHVNSEDIIINTASMPLKGKGRTNMLKIHVVS, encoded by the coding sequence ATGAGCTATACGCAATTTAACAAGACAAAAATCCTAGCAACAATCGGCCCTGCTTCCAATAATTATGAAACTATTTCAAGTCTGGCAGCTGCTGGAGCCAATGTGTTTCGATTGAATTTTTCTCATGGAAGCCATGATATCCACCAAGAAGTAATCGAAATCATTCGAAAAATAAATAAAGAGCAAAATTTGAATTTGGGTATCCTTCAGGATTTGCAAGGTCCCAAAATCAGAGTGGGTGAGGTAGAAAATAACGGGGTAGAAATTAAACCTGGTGAGAAAATCACCATTACCAATGACCCTGTGGTGGGTACAAGCACTCTTGTTAGTACCGTTTATCAAAATCTTCCGCAAGATGTGGTTTCTGGAGATAGAATCTTGATTGATGATGGAAATCTGGAGGTTGTAGTGAATGATACAGATGGAAAAAATGTTAATTGTACTGTCATCCACGGAGGGATTTTGAAATCCAGAAAAGGAATCAATCTACCAAATACCAAAGTCAGTGCTCCTTCATTAACAGAAAAAGATATTGAAGATTTAGCTTTTGGTTTATCTAAAGAAGTGGATTGGATTGCACTTTCTTTTGTGAGGTCAGCCGAAGATATCGAGGATCTGAGAGAAAGAATTGAAGCCAAAGGAAAGCATTGTAAAATCGTAGCGAAGATCGAAAAGCCTGAGGCTTTGGAGAATATCGATGGAATCATCGAAGCTACAGATGCGATCATGGTGGCAAGAGGAGACCTTGGAGTAGAAGTTCCAATGGAGATCGTACCACTTTGGCAGAAGAGAATTGTTGAAAAGTGTAAGCTTGCTTGTAAGCCGGTAATTATTGCTACCCAAATGATGGAAAGCATGATTGTCAACCCAAGACCTACTAGAGCTGAAACCAATGATGTTGCAAATGCTGTCCTTGACGGAGCAGATGCCGTGATGCTTTCTGCAGAAACTGCTTCTGGTAAATACCCTGTCAATGCGGTGAAGGCCATGAGTAGCATTATCGGTTACTTAGAGGCGAATGCGGAGATCTATCATAACTTGTATAAGATTCCAGAAGATGACGATACCTTCTTAAGTAATAACTTGATTTTGATGGCTTCCAGACTTTCCAGGAATGTGAAAGCAAAAGCGATTGTAGGTATTACTTCTTCAGGGTTTACTGGTTTCAGAATTGCTTCTCATAGACCACTTGCGAATATTTTTGTCTTCACAAGTAATAAAACATTGATTACCCAAATGTCATTGGTTTGGGGAATTAGAGCTTATTTCTATGATAAATTAGTTTCTACTGATGCTACATTTGTGGATATCGAAAATATTCTGAAAGATGATGATCACGTTAACTCAGAAGATATCATTATCAATACAGCAAGTATGCCTCTGAAAGGAAAAGGAAGAACGAATATGTTGAAAATTCATGTGGTAAGTTAA